A genome region from Natranaeroarchaeum sulfidigenes includes the following:
- a CDS encoding hydantoinase/oxoprolinase family protein, whose protein sequence is MNRVTANGTDDGRDEDATHAGKRVGVDVGGTFTDVVLVTADSLVTAKVSSTEPQHEGVLSGIRKACNRAGIAPDEIESFVHATTVSVNALLERDGAETALVTTAGFRDVLEIGRQTRPHLYDLSAEKTPPLVPRHRRFELDERSTVDGVDTPVDLDALDELVETLSDVDSVAVSFLHAYRHPANEAEVAATLRERLDVPVSASSEVLPTFREYERTSTTVVDAYLRPAIDSYLGELVAGATEIGLPEPQVMQSNGGIADPDHIRERAVTTVLSGPAAGVVGASASADGVLDTTGVEGIVTFDMGGTSSDVGVVRERDIARTTDVTVAGQPIGTPMVDIETVGSGGGSIAWVDEGGALRVGPESAGADPGPVCYGNGGDRPTVTDANVVLGYIGAGTEFGGEVAMDEAAAREALADLAEEAGLSSAVEAAEGVYRVANATMTRAIRSVTIERGHDPRTFALVAFGGAGPMHAAALAEQLDIDRVVFPLAGGVLSAYGLLAADEKYDAVRTRRVELAEADPETIVGIYEELIDEVESNVTAEEAPVIERTAALRYRGQSFELDVDVDVDERFDPATVRERFTAAHRQAYGYAMDDPVELVTLRVTGTVENEPPRTQYRPHTTESAESKDQPTTRSVVFDGEEQRATVSGRTELEPGTTIDGPAILEGEESTTVIPPTWTGTVRGDGAVVCTRGDRR, encoded by the coding sequence GTGAATAGAGTGACGGCAAACGGGACAGACGACGGCCGCGACGAGGATGCTACGCACGCAGGGAAACGGGTCGGTGTCGACGTCGGAGGGACGTTCACTGACGTCGTGCTGGTCACAGCGGACAGTCTGGTCACGGCGAAGGTCTCCTCGACCGAACCCCAGCACGAGGGGGTGCTGTCCGGGATCAGAAAAGCCTGCAATCGGGCAGGGATCGCGCCAGACGAGATCGAATCGTTCGTCCACGCGACGACAGTTTCGGTTAACGCACTGCTGGAACGCGATGGTGCCGAGACCGCGCTCGTGACGACGGCGGGCTTTCGCGACGTGCTCGAAATCGGCAGGCAGACGCGCCCCCATCTGTACGATCTCTCGGCGGAGAAAACGCCGCCGCTGGTGCCCCGGCACCGTCGATTTGAGCTCGACGAACGCTCGACTGTTGACGGTGTCGATACGCCGGTCGATCTCGACGCGCTCGACGAACTCGTCGAGACGCTGTCGGACGTCGACAGCGTCGCCGTCTCGTTTCTTCACGCGTACCGTCACCCTGCCAACGAAGCTGAGGTCGCAGCGACGCTCCGGGAGCGGCTTGACGTGCCGGTGTCGGCCTCCAGTGAGGTCCTGCCGACGTTTCGTGAGTACGAGCGGACATCGACGACCGTGGTCGATGCCTACCTGCGCCCGGCGATCGACTCGTATCTCGGCGAGCTGGTCGCGGGGGCCACGGAGATCGGCCTTCCGGAACCACAGGTGATGCAGTCCAACGGCGGGATCGCCGACCCGGATCACATCAGGGAGCGCGCCGTTACGACGGTGCTTTCCGGTCCCGCTGCGGGCGTGGTCGGCGCGAGTGCAAGCGCAGACGGCGTACTCGACACAACGGGCGTCGAGGGGATCGTCACGTTCGACATGGGCGGCACCTCCAGTGATGTAGGCGTCGTCAGAGAGCGCGACATCGCGCGGACGACCGACGTGACGGTTGCCGGGCAGCCGATCGGCACCCCGATGGTCGACATCGAGACGGTCGGCTCCGGCGGGGGGAGCATCGCCTGGGTTGACGAGGGGGGTGCGCTCCGTGTCGGGCCCGAATCCGCCGGCGCGGACCCCGGCCCGGTCTGTTATGGCAACGGCGGCGATCGGCCGACCGTCACCGATGCGAACGTCGTGCTTGGCTACATCGGCGCTGGCACGGAGTTCGGCGGCGAAGTCGCGATGGACGAGGCGGCCGCCCGCGAGGCGCTCGCCGATCTGGCCGAAGAAGCAGGTCTTTCCTCGGCGGTCGAGGCAGCCGAGGGGGTCTACAGGGTTGCGAACGCGACGATGACCCGGGCGATCCGCTCGGTGACGATCGAGCGTGGCCACGATCCGCGCACGTTCGCCCTCGTCGCGTTCGGGGGGGCCGGACCGATGCACGCGGCCGCCCTCGCCGAGCAACTCGATATCGATCGCGTGGTGTTCCCGCTGGCTGGCGGGGTGCTCTCGGCCTACGGGCTGCTGGCAGCCGACGAGAAATACGACGCGGTGCGGACCCGACGGGTCGAACTCGCGGAGGCGGATCCGGAGACGATTGTGGGAATCTACGAGGAGCTGATCGACGAGGTCGAGTCGAACGTCACCGCCGAGGAAGCACCCGTGATCGAGCGAACGGCGGCGCTACGCTACCGCGGCCAGAGCTTCGAGCTGGACGTCGACGTCGACGTCGACGAGCGATTCGATCCGGCGACCGTCCGCGAGCGGTTTACAGCGGCCCACAGGCAGGCGTACGGCTACGCGATGGACGACCCCGTCGAGCTCGTCACACTGCGGGTGACCGGAACCGTTGAGAACGAGCCGCCGCGGACCCAGTACCGCCCCCATACCACAGAGTCGGCGGAATCGAAGGACCAGCCGACCACGCGGTCGGTCGTCTTCGATGGCGAGGAGCAGAGGGCAACCGTATCCGGTCGAACCGAACTCGAACCGGGAACGACGATCGACGGGCCGGCGATTCTCGAAGGCGAGGAGAGCACGACGGTGATACCACCAACCTGGACGGGGACCGTTCGAGGGGACGGTGCTGTCGTCTGCACGCGCGGTGATCGACGATGA
- a CDS encoding sugar phosphate nucleotidyltransferase, translating to MQAVVPAAGTGTRLRPLTSDTPKGLVDVGGTPILTRCFEQLVEMDIEEIVVIVGYEGQQIVDHYGGAFDGVGLTYVRQAERLGLGHAVLQARTHVSGPFVVVNGDNVFGTPPRALLDAYRETDVDGAVYVESVSPEVARQTGVVELADGQVVDLMEKAETPPSQLANAGCYMLPEAIFRACDLLRPGAEGEYQLSDAVGVLCRAGYEFTPVELEGWRVNVNTPEDIERAEAKLSDGEYFHD from the coding sequence ATGCAGGCTGTCGTTCCGGCTGCAGGGACGGGGACTCGGTTGCGCCCACTGACGAGTGACACGCCCAAAGGACTCGTCGACGTGGGAGGGACGCCGATCCTCACGCGCTGTTTCGAGCAGCTCGTGGAGATGGACATCGAAGAGATCGTCGTGATCGTCGGCTACGAGGGCCAACAGATCGTCGACCACTACGGTGGTGCCTTTGACGGAGTCGGGCTCACGTACGTCCGGCAAGCCGAACGTCTGGGGCTAGGCCACGCAGTACTCCAGGCACGCACACATGTGTCCGGGCCGTTCGTCGTCGTCAACGGTGACAACGTCTTTGGGACGCCGCCCCGGGCGCTGCTCGATGCGTATCGGGAGACGGACGTGGACGGCGCGGTGTATGTCGAGTCCGTGAGCCCGGAGGTAGCCCGCCAGACAGGCGTCGTCGAGCTGGCTGATGGGCAGGTTGTAGATCTCATGGAAAAAGCCGAGACGCCGCCGTCGCAGCTCGCGAACGCTGGCTGTTATATGCTTCCCGAGGCGATTTTTCGGGCGTGTGACCTGCTTCGACCGGGCGCGGAGGGCGAGTACCAGTTGAGCGACGCGGTCGGCGTCCTCTGCCGGGCTGGCTACGAGTTCACCCCTGTGGAACTGGAGGGATGGCGAGTGAACGTGAACACACCGGAGGATATCGAGCGTGCGGAAGCGAAGCTGTCTGATGGAGAGTATTTTCACGACTGA
- a CDS encoding hydantoinase B/oxoprolinase family protein — translation MSLDAVTLEVLRNQLVGIAEEMGEVLIQSAYSPNIKERQDCSTALFDAHGRMVAQAEHIPVHLGAMPEAVSAVRERDPEPGEAYVLNDPFTGGTHLPDITIVSPLHLDGEIVGYGVTRAHHGDVGGMSPGSMPAGAMEVYQEGVRLPPTCLVREGELREELLSLILANVRNPEQRRADLRAQLAANDRADLRLRELVDEHGRETVETGFDEVIEYSRKRIEAKIEAIPDGEYVAEDVLEGDGVVDEEIPIVATVTIDGASVRVDFAGSADQMPGNMNAPLAVAQSAVYFVLRAVTDPDIPPNAGCYEPIEVRVPAGSILNPRPPAAVVGGNVETSQRVTDVVLSAFAEAAPDRVPAQGQGTMNNLIIGTRDTDGFTYYETIGGGFGARPDRDGMDGVQVGMTNTLNTPIEALENEYPFQVLEYALRNRSGGDGQYRGGMGLTRSLRLEEEATVSVLTERRRLAPQGLDGGEPGATGENLIDGDPIPAKTTVDVDAGSTVTINTPGGGGYGDPTERATELRERDSIDGRRNADDD, via the coding sequence ATGAGCCTCGATGCGGTAACGCTGGAAGTGCTGCGGAATCAGCTGGTCGGGATCGCCGAGGAGATGGGCGAGGTGCTGATTCAGAGTGCGTACTCGCCAAACATCAAGGAGCGACAGGACTGTTCGACCGCGCTGTTCGACGCCCACGGCCGGATGGTCGCGCAGGCCGAACACATTCCGGTCCACCTGGGTGCGATGCCCGAGGCGGTCTCGGCCGTCCGTGAGCGCGACCCAGAGCCGGGAGAGGCCTACGTGCTGAACGATCCGTTCACCGGCGGGACGCATCTGCCCGACATCACGATCGTCTCGCCACTCCACCTCGACGGCGAGATCGTGGGATACGGGGTCACGCGCGCCCACCACGGCGATGTCGGCGGGATGTCTCCGGGGAGCATGCCCGCCGGTGCGATGGAAGTGTACCAGGAGGGAGTACGGCTTCCCCCAACCTGCCTCGTCCGTGAGGGCGAGCTTCGGGAGGAGCTGCTCTCGCTGATCCTCGCCAACGTCCGGAACCCCGAACAGCGCCGGGCGGATCTGCGCGCCCAGCTCGCCGCGAACGATCGTGCCGACTTGCGCCTGCGTGAACTCGTCGACGAGCACGGCAGGGAGACGGTCGAGACCGGCTTCGACGAGGTGATCGAGTACTCGCGCAAGCGGATCGAGGCCAAAATCGAGGCGATTCCGGACGGTGAGTACGTCGCCGAGGACGTCCTCGAAGGTGACGGTGTCGTCGACGAGGAGATCCCGATCGTCGCGACCGTCACCATCGACGGCGCGTCAGTGAGGGTGGATTTCGCAGGGAGCGCCGACCAGATGCCGGGGAACATGAACGCGCCGCTTGCGGTCGCACAGAGCGCAGTCTACTTCGTACTCCGCGCGGTGACTGACCCGGATATCCCGCCCAACGCGGGCTGTTACGAGCCCATCGAGGTACGCGTCCCGGCGGGATCGATCCTGAACCCGCGCCCGCCCGCGGCGGTCGTCGGCGGGAACGTCGAGACCAGCCAGCGAGTCACCGATGTCGTTCTCTCGGCGTTCGCCGAGGCAGCCCCCGACCGGGTTCCCGCACAGGGACAGGGGACGATGAACAACCTGATCATCGGGACGCGGGACACCGACGGCTTCACGTACTACGAGACGATCGGGGGCGGCTTCGGTGCACGACCGGACCGGGACGGGATGGACGGCGTGCAGGTCGGCATGACGAACACGCTGAACACGCCGATCGAGGCGCTGGAGAACGAGTATCCGTTCCAGGTGCTCGAATACGCGCTTCGCAACAGGAGCGGCGGCGATGGCCAGTACCGGGGCGGGATGGGACTCACTCGCTCGCTCCGGCTGGAGGAAGAAGCCACGGTTTCAGTACTGACCGAGCGGCGACGACTCGCTCCGCAAGGACTCGACGGCGGCGAACCGGGTGCCACCGGCGAGAACCTGATCGACGGCGACCCGATCCCCGCGAAAACCACCGTCGACGTCGACGCCGGATCGACGGTCACGATCAACACACCCGGTGGAGGGGGGTACGGTGATCCCACCGAGCGAGCGACGGAGCTTCGTGAACGAGACAGTATTGACGGGCGCAGAAATGCGGACGACGATTGA
- a CDS encoding VanZ family protein: MRLPLPVFPRSLRYLAVAIVCGIIFYFSVLAIPPDTPAPDSIALPTWRHFLAYFVLGLSIAYALTDRPISRKRKALLVLALATGYGAVIELAQGFVPERHMALTDVFINAASVSVSLCWYLVEPYVDHVDIRSLLE; the protein is encoded by the coding sequence ATGCGCCTTCCGCTGCCGGTCTTCCCACGTTCGCTGCGATACCTTGCCGTCGCGATCGTCTGTGGGATCATCTTTTACTTCTCGGTACTCGCAATCCCCCCGGACACCCCCGCGCCGGACAGCATCGCACTCCCAACCTGGCGACATTTCCTCGCGTACTTCGTGCTCGGCCTGTCGATCGCGTACGCCCTCACGGACCGCCCGATTTCACGAAAACGCAAGGCACTGCTCGTCCTCGCCCTCGCCACGGGATATGGCGCGGTCATTGAACTCGCCCAGGGATTCGTCCCGGAGCGACACATGGCACTCACGGACGTCTTCATCAATGCGGCGTCGGTCTCGGTGAGCCTGTGCTGGTACCTCGTCGAGCCCTATGTGGACCACGTCGACATCAGGTCCCTCCTCGAATAG
- a CDS encoding MBL fold metallo-hydrolase, producing MNVTVLGTGAAHSTGDRYQTGILLESTDRTLLVDAGNGVFQRLAQIAHPAETIDTVLLTHLHLDHVADISSIVKARVLSENPELTVIGPPGTRATITQLLAVDDLRERADLNITEIEPGTHTIAGFDVRAVKADHSAYCLAYRFGDQFTFSGDTEASPDVARLADGCEVLLHDCAYRDSHPSPSNHPTPTSLGRTLRKEDVEIETVYLTHLYPDAADATEELRSTVASYVDASVQVPSDTDVLVSSH from the coding sequence ATGAACGTGACTGTCCTCGGCACCGGAGCTGCCCACTCCACCGGCGACCGATATCAGACCGGTATCCTCCTCGAATCGACCGATCGGACACTGCTCGTCGACGCGGGCAACGGCGTCTTCCAGCGACTGGCCCAGATAGCACATCCCGCAGAGACGATCGATACAGTACTCCTCACCCATCTCCATCTCGATCACGTCGCCGACATCTCCTCGATCGTCAAGGCACGCGTCCTCTCGGAGAACCCAGAGCTCACGGTGATCGGCCCACCCGGAACACGGGCCACGATCACCCAGCTCCTGGCAGTCGACGACCTCCGAGAGCGAGCCGACCTGAATATCACGGAGATTGAGCCCGGAACCCACACCATTGCAGGATTCGACGTACGAGCTGTCAAAGCGGACCACTCCGCGTACTGTCTGGCCTATCGTTTCGGCGATCAGTTCACGTTCAGCGGTGATACGGAAGCCAGCCCGGACGTTGCCCGGCTCGCCGATGGCTGCGAGGTACTGCTCCACGACTGTGCGTATCGTGACTCCCACCCGAGTCCCTCGAACCACCCAACCCCCACGTCGCTGGGACGAACGCTCCGGAAGGAGGACGTCGAGATCGAGACGGTATACCTCACGCACCTGTACCCGGACGCTGCCGACGCGACCGAGGAACTCCGCTCGACCGTGGCCTCGTACGTCGACGCCTCGGTTCAGGTTCCGTCTGACACTGACGTGCTGGTGTCCTCTCACTGA
- a CDS encoding GDP-mannose 4,6-dehydratase — MQVLVTGGAGFIGGHIAERLANEGHDVTVFDKFVPYYDLGIKDHTVDVCREAAEENGGSYELIEGCLTDAELVEDAIEDIDVVYHQAAQAGVRASVDEPKKVNEFNVTGTINVLEAARKHDVERVVVASSSSVYGKPEYLPYDGDHRTTPVSPYGVSKLATEQYTRVYNEIYGLPTVALRYFTVYGPRMRPNMAFTNFVSRCLHGESPEIYGDGEQTRDFTYVDDIKRVNEQLLTDDSADGEIMNIGSTDNIDILTLAEVVRDEIDPSLEIEFTDARKGDAEHTHADISKANELLGYEPTVDIREGAEQFIEWYRANEEWYDPLVRNS; from the coding sequence ATGCAGGTACTCGTCACAGGCGGCGCGGGATTCATCGGTGGTCACATCGCCGAGCGACTGGCGAACGAGGGCCACGACGTCACGGTGTTCGACAAGTTCGTCCCGTACTACGATCTGGGGATCAAAGACCACACCGTCGATGTCTGTCGTGAGGCGGCCGAGGAAAACGGCGGCTCCTACGAACTCATCGAGGGGTGTCTTACCGATGCGGAGCTCGTCGAGGATGCCATCGAGGATATCGATGTCGTCTACCACCAGGCCGCACAGGCTGGCGTGCGCGCAAGCGTTGACGAACCGAAGAAGGTCAACGAGTTCAACGTCACCGGCACGATCAACGTGCTCGAAGCCGCGCGAAAGCATGACGTTGAGCGAGTGGTTGTGGCGTCCTCGTCATCCGTGTACGGGAAACCCGAGTACCTGCCGTACGACGGGGATCATCGGACCACGCCCGTCTCGCCCTACGGTGTCTCGAAGCTCGCGACCGAGCAGTACACCCGCGTGTACAACGAGATCTATGGGTTGCCCACGGTTGCCCTGCGGTACTTCACCGTGTACGGCCCGCGAATGCGTCCCAACATGGCCTTCACAAACTTCGTCTCGCGGTGTCTCCACGGCGAGTCGCCTGAAATCTACGGCGACGGCGAGCAGACGCGGGATTTCACCTACGTCGACGATATCAAGCGCGTCAACGAGCAGCTGCTGACCGACGACAGCGCGGACGGCGAGATAATGAACATCGGCTCGACCGACAACATCGATATTCTGACCTTGGCGGAGGTCGTGCGCGACGAGATCGATCCCAGTCTGGAGATTGAGTTTACGGATGCGCGGAAGGGCGACGCCGAGCACACGCATGCGGATATCTCGAAGGCCAACGAGTTGCTTGGCTACGAGCCGACCGTCGACATTCGCGAGGGGGCTGAGCAGTTCATCGAGTGGTACCGGGCGAACGAGGAGTGGTACGACCCCTTGGTTCGGAATTCATAA
- the aglF gene encoding UTP--glucose-1-phosphate uridylyltransferase AglF, with translation MKAVVLAAGKGTRLRPLTDDKPKGLVEVNGRPIVTHCFERLAELGAEEFVVVVGYRKEDIIEHYGDEWDGIPITYTHQREQKGLAHALLTAEEHIDDDFMLILGDNIFEANLDDVVHRQKESRADAAFLVEEVPHEEASRYGVCDTNNYGEITDVVEKPDDPPSNLVMTGFYTFSPAIFHACKLVQPSNRGEYEISEAIDLLIQSGRTIDAIGLDGWRIDVGYPEDRDEAERRLQEKEEKAATAEAE, from the coding sequence ATGAAAGCAGTCGTACTCGCGGCCGGAAAGGGCACGCGCCTCCGCCCGCTCACCGACGACAAGCCGAAAGGGTTGGTCGAGGTAAACGGCCGGCCGATCGTCACTCACTGTTTCGAGCGACTGGCCGAACTCGGTGCCGAGGAGTTCGTCGTCGTCGTGGGCTATCGCAAGGAAGACATCATCGAGCACTACGGCGACGAGTGGGACGGCATTCCAATCACCTACACCCACCAGCGCGAGCAGAAGGGCCTCGCCCACGCGTTGCTCACCGCCGAGGAGCATATCGACGACGACTTCATGCTGATTCTGGGCGACAACATCTTCGAGGCGAATCTCGACGACGTCGTCCACCGACAGAAAGAATCCCGCGCGGATGCGGCCTTCCTCGTCGAAGAGGTTCCCCACGAGGAGGCCTCCCGGTACGGCGTCTGTGATACCAACAACTACGGCGAGATCACTGATGTCGTCGAGAAGCCCGACGACCCGCCGAGCAATCTGGTGATGACCGGATTTTACACGTTCTCCCCAGCGATCTTCCACGCCTGCAAGCTCGTCCAGCCCTCGAATCGCGGCGAGTACGAGATCAGCGAGGCGATTGACCTGCTGATCCAGTCCGGCCGGACGATCGACGCGATCGGCCTCGACGGCTGGCGGATCGATGTGGGCTACCCCGAAGACCGCGACGAAGCAGAACGCCGGCTTCAGGAGAAAGAAGAGAAAGCCGCCACTGCAGAAGCCGAGTAG
- a CDS encoding DUF7342 family protein: MTDQSHVWPAEMDAADRVRHVALTRTTPRNAGWIAEEADVSRDTAVKYLDRMADQGDLSVVETADGTCYRPDDVTQFLREVRTLAEEQSVDELTGELRAIGDEIDSWKSAYGVESLEELRQSLGREELSPSDRRDRLETIEEWEYNIQVREAIQLAISLQSSLTKLDVDPHTGESGLGTLPQEG; the protein is encoded by the coding sequence ATGACCGATCAATCACATGTGTGGCCAGCAGAAATGGATGCCGCTGACCGGGTCAGGCATGTTGCGCTGACTCGAACGACGCCACGAAACGCTGGCTGGATCGCTGAAGAAGCGGACGTGTCACGGGATACAGCCGTCAAATACCTCGATCGGATGGCCGATCAGGGGGACCTTTCGGTCGTCGAAACAGCTGACGGCACGTGTTACAGGCCGGACGATGTCACACAATTCCTTCGTGAGGTTCGCACCCTCGCTGAAGAGCAGTCTGTCGATGAACTCACCGGGGAGTTGCGTGCAATCGGTGACGAAATCGACTCGTGGAAATCGGCGTACGGAGTCGAGTCACTTGAGGAACTTCGCCAGAGCCTTGGACGTGAGGAGCTGTCACCCAGCGATCGACGGGATCGCCTCGAAACCATCGAGGAATGGGAATACAACATTCAGGTGCGGGAAGCAATTCAGCTTGCTATCAGCCTGCAAAGTTCACTGACGAAGCTCGACGTGGATCCACATACCGGGGAGAGTGGTCTGGGAACACTTCCACAGGAAGGCTAG